One stretch of Halalkalicoccus tibetensis DNA includes these proteins:
- a CDS encoding phosphotransferase family protein, protein MDDIPEAREISESTLEEMLQTVNPAWELRDATPAEGGFCSTYQIILSSNNTTRDLYVKASPDGQTYSIPTEARLQATLNTQTTIPVPKVHGITDDHETLPTPYFIMEALAGEAVAYERIGQLEDEALRRLARELGEYLAELHSIPVLENFGHVRHNGPALTGDRPSGDPGILTVNDPYIDWPTCLQAYATRELDRHAESRFAELTPQLRHWVEASIENLQGPFEPVLGRNDHGLHNLLIDPATGEITAMLDWGYTLAVPATFDFEFAVYLFSGAFLAGLPDVSDRRSLVREAMLEGYRTVAPDRANVLVTPEPLYEALAMTRVMNDFHHLDIPEESEPTVRARISNDLRVLLG, encoded by the coding sequence ATGGACGATATCCCTGAAGCGAGAGAGATTTCCGAGTCGACCTTGGAGGAAATGCTTCAGACAGTCAACCCAGCTTGGGAACTTCGAGACGCAACCCCAGCCGAGGGCGGCTTTTGTTCAACCTACCAAATTATCCTTAGTAGCAACAACACGACCCGTGATCTCTATGTGAAGGCCTCCCCCGATGGACAGACGTACTCGATTCCAACCGAAGCTCGCCTCCAAGCGACGCTCAACACCCAGACTACAATCCCCGTTCCGAAAGTTCACGGAATCACTGATGATCACGAAACCCTCCCGACACCGTACTTCATCATGGAAGCACTCGCCGGTGAGGCCGTCGCCTACGAACGGATCGGTCAGCTCGAAGACGAAGCGCTTCGGCGACTCGCTCGAGAACTGGGAGAATACTTGGCCGAATTGCACTCCATTCCGGTCCTCGAGAACTTCGGCCACGTTCGTCACAACGGGCCTGCACTAACTGGCGACCGACCCAGTGGTGATCCAGGAATACTGACCGTCAACGATCCCTATATCGACTGGCCAACATGCCTGCAGGCATACGCGACACGTGAACTCGATCGACATGCTGAGTCGAGATTCGCGGAACTCACACCCCAGTTGCGCCACTGGGTCGAAGCAAGCATCGAAAACCTACAGGGACCGTTCGAGCCTGTCCTGGGCCGCAACGACCACGGACTGCATAATCTCCTGATTGACCCCGCGACAGGCGAAATCACTGCGATGCTTGATTGGGGATATACATTGGCTGTGCCAGCGACGTTTGATTTTGAATTTGCGGTCTATCTCTTCAGCGGGGCGTTCTTAGCGGGTCTCCCTGATGTCTCGGATCGACGTTCCTTGGTACGGGAAGCAATGCTAGAAGGATATCGAACAGTAGCGCCGGATCGTGCCAACGTACTCGTAACTCCAGAACCACTCTACGAGGCGTTGGCAATGACCCGCGTTATGAACGACTTCCATCACTTGGACATCCCTGAGGAGTCTGAGCCAACCGTGAGAGCCCGCATTAGCAATGATCTACGAGTCCTTCTTGGCTGA
- a CDS encoding HAD family hydrolase — translation MTAIYFDLDGTLIEYDSSFTEIYDATLHELGVIPHSESEYGAVFFDVLGTVDDPFATAIARTSVDVDPTAFSETLVAKEIENVSARTGAHTLLESLSGTYPLGVLTNGVSRAQHGKLHATELTDYFDSIVVSGEVGVRKPEADIYRIAERRLPADKYVFVADDFDRDVRPAIECGWYRILFGDEVPDDVPSVQQFDEIPHVLDEIDTCSRSSPS, via the coding sequence ATGACAGCAATCTATTTTGATCTTGATGGCACACTCATTGAGTACGACAGCTCGTTCACGGAGATCTACGATGCAACACTCCACGAGCTCGGTGTCATACCCCACAGCGAAAGCGAATATGGTGCGGTTTTCTTTGATGTTCTCGGAACGGTCGATGATCCCTTTGCGACAGCGATCGCACGGACGTCAGTTGATGTCGACCCTACTGCGTTTAGCGAGACGCTTGTTGCAAAGGAAATTGAGAACGTGTCTGCGAGGACAGGGGCGCACACCCTCTTGGAGTCTCTTTCGGGAACGTATCCGCTTGGTGTTCTTACGAACGGAGTCAGCCGTGCACAGCACGGTAAGCTCCACGCTACTGAGCTAACAGATTACTTTGACTCGATTGTCGTGTCCGGTGAGGTTGGTGTGCGAAAGCCGGAGGCAGATATCTATCGTATCGCAGAGCGCCGCCTTCCAGCAGACAAGTACGTGTTTGTAGCCGATGATTTCGATCGCGATGTCCGTCCAGCAATCGAATGTGGGTGGTATAGGATTCTTTTTGGAGACGAAGTGCCTGATGACGTCCCCAGTGTACAGCAGTTCGATGAGATACCACATGTATTGGACGAGATAGATACCTGTTCACGATCATCGCCTAGCTAG